The Fibrobacter sp. genomic sequence CATAGTTTCAGGAAGCTGTCCGGAAATCGATTTTACATCCCGCAGCACAGAATCGGCCTTCTCCAGAGCAGCCATGGTCTTCTGCACCAGTAAAGTAAGTGAGTCCATGAAACTGCCTCCCTGTCCTGCGAGCCCGTTAAGATTGTTTATAAATACATCCGCACTGGAGATTGTTTTCCCTGATTTACCGGCCAGAGAATTTGCTCTCCTCCCAAGCTCCTGAAGCTGGTTGATAAGAGTGTCTTCGGTTATGAGTCGTCCGATTGTTCCTTTTCCCGACAGAACCGTGTGAAGTGTCTGTTCGACAGTACTGATCATTCCAACAATCTGCGCCACTGCCTTGTCGATCTGAATAGGAAACTCCGACAAAAGAGTATCCCCTTCATCAACCACCTGACTCTGCTCAGCCCCTCCGGTCAGCTCTATGCACCAGTCCCCGACTATAAAGCTTTTCTGTTTGAGCTGAGCCCTGGTATCTTTGCGGATAAGAGGCTGGTACTGCTTCCCGACTTTCATTGTCACTATCACTATCCCCTCTTTGACAAGGGATATCTCTCCCACATGCCCTATATGCATCCCGGACATTGTGACCTGGTTTCCCTTGGTGAGACCATAGCTGTTCTGATAAACCGCGTGAAGATAACACCATCCCTGCATGAATTCTGCTTTGAAAAGAGAATAGACAAGAAGAAAAGGAAGAACCAATGCCGGGATAATCACAAAGAGACCGACAAAA encodes the following:
- a CDS encoding MCE family protein; the protein is MRNNQVTSFVRRNRTFFVGLFVIIPALVLPFLLVYSLFKAEFMQGWCYLHAVYQNSYGLTKGNQVTMSGMHIGHVGEISLVKEGIVIVTMKVGKQYQPLIRKDTRAQLKQKSFIVGDWCIELTGGAEQSQVVDEGDTLLSEFPIQIDKAVAQIVGMISTVEQTLHTVLSGKGTIGRLITEDTLINQLQELGRRANSLAGKSGKTISSADVFINNLNGLAGQGGSFMDSLTLLVQKTMAALEKADSVLRDVKSISGQLPETMVQVRDDLSEAENMMKAVQNSWIFRRLSEKGDDPLLDKNP